The Thermodesulfovibrionales bacterium genome window below encodes:
- a CDS encoding GGDEF domain-containing protein, whose product MNNKPKTRKQPEGVSAETVQYMPQTSSAKSGESERRDALYRLLVESSDDAIYLVDRECKYLYMNRRHQERLGLSGEEVAGLQYSRFHSLSETRYFVCKVNEVVRTGKSAHHVHRSLRDGRYFLRTLSPIMGQGGEIEAVSVISKDISQLKMTEKRLHSLSVTDELTGLLNRRGFLSLAGQQVKISHRLKKGMSLLSADLDDLKKINDTFGHQEGDGAIIETANILRESFRKADIIARIGGDEFVVLLIEPAYDDPDVYASRVRRILEIHNAENNRGYRLSLSLGMASCDPDSSYSIHDLIAEADKLMYEQKRKKKRSKVQAGPLTCHGEMRADHSLSCRENDFFVLA is encoded by the coding sequence ATGAACAACAAACCCAAGACAAGAAAACAACCGGAAGGGGTATCGGCAGAAACCGTCCAGTACATGCCACAGACTTCCTCAGCAAAATCAGGGGAGTCAGAGCGGAGAGACGCCCTCTATCGCCTGCTTGTTGAGTCGAGTGATGATGCAATATATCTCGTGGACAGAGAGTGCAAATATCTCTACATGAACAGAAGACATCAGGAGAGGTTGGGTCTGTCGGGAGAAGAGGTAGCAGGCCTGCAATACAGCAGGTTCCATTCTCTGTCTGAGACGCGGTATTTCGTCTGCAAGGTCAACGAGGTTGTTCGGACCGGCAAATCCGCTCACCATGTGCACAGGAGTCTCAGGGACGGAAGATATTTTCTTCGGACCCTGAGCCCTATCATGGGACAGGGCGGCGAGATAGAGGCTGTCTCTGTCATATCAAAGGATATCAGTCAGCTTAAGATGACGGAGAAGAGACTCCACAGTCTTTCAGTCACCGATGAACTCACAGGGCTCTTGAACCGGCGGGGTTTCCTGTCTCTGGCCGGGCAGCAGGTGAAGATATCTCACCGCCTGAAAAAAGGGATGTCTCTCCTTTCCGCCGACCTCGATGATCTCAAGAAGATCAATGATACCTTCGGTCACCAGGAAGGAGACGGAGCGATCATCGAGACGGCCAATATCCTCAGGGAGAGTTTCCGCAAGGCTGATATCATCGCCCGTATCGGCGGCGATGAATTTGTTGTTCTCCTCATTGAGCCGGCCTATGACGATCCCGATGTCTATGCCTCCAGGGTGCGGAGGATACTCGAGATACACAATGCTGAAAACAACCGCGGTTACCGGCTCTCCCTGAGCCTGGGCATGGCATCATGCGATCCCGATAGTTCCTATTCCATCCACGATCTGATCGCTGAGGCCGACAAGCTCATGTACGAACAGAAGAGAAAGAAGAAGAGGAGCAAGGTTCAGGCCGGTCCTCTGACCTGTCACGGGGAGATGCGGGCCGACCATTCCCTCTCATGCCGGGAGAATGATTTTTTTGTTCTCGCATGA
- a CDS encoding cysteine-rich small domain-containing protein, with protein sequence MNYKYFVHRDCSFYPCHDLQEWKSCLFCWCPLYLLDCGGDFIMSRGIKDCSHCVIPHREEGYDHIREAVDEMIFRKAQV encoded by the coding sequence ATGAATTATAAGTATTTCGTTCATCGAGACTGTAGTTTCTATCCTTGCCACGATCTTCAGGAATGGAAATCGTGTCTCTTCTGCTGGTGTCCCCTTTATTTGCTCGACTGCGGAGGAGATTTCATCATGAGCAGGGGAATCAAGGACTGTTCGCACTGCGTCATCCCTCATAGGGAAGAAGGGTATGATCATATCCGGGAGGCCGTAGACGAGATGATCTTCCGTAAGGCACAGGTGTAA
- a CDS encoding efflux transporter outer membrane subunit → MSMLLRPMIKPFCYGIAAVFSLIISGCTVGPDFQRPEAPIESTWIESGDKRVNSETRDYRNWWQTFNDPVLNRLVDQAYDENLSLKIAGVRVIEARAQLGIAAGNFYPQTQQAAGSLNYTRLSEQSAQAIPPFQYYLSQIGANASWEIDFWGKFRRAIESASASWLATAADYDNALVSLTADVANSYINIRTLEKRIAIALQNVETQKESLKIAEARYRYGTASLLDVEQARTQLNNTMASIPSLKAQQRQQENALCVLLGMAPKDLAEMLEGPSDIPVSPTEIVVGIPADLLRRRPDIRSAEYQAIAQSAQIGVAKAELYPAFSLSGDFSFLSTSAGKSELSDMFKWRSRTILAGPSFQWNILNYGQITNNVRVQDARLQELLIAYQNTVLSAQQDVEDNLSAFLRAQERADDLARSAESAKSALDLAVKQYREGVKDFTAVLLAQQSLLNEQDNLASTLGNISTSLVGVYRALGGAWESREGRDLVPEGIREEMAKRTDWGRLLAPASYNPPLTEKPSSSIRAPDW, encoded by the coding sequence ATGTCTATGCTCCTTCGCCCCATGATCAAACCATTCTGTTATGGTATTGCAGCGGTCTTCAGTTTGATAATATCCGGCTGTACGGTTGGCCCTGACTTTCAGCGGCCCGAAGCGCCGATAGAGTCGACATGGATCGAGTCAGGAGATAAGAGGGTTAACAGCGAGACCAGAGACTATCGCAACTGGTGGCAGACATTCAATGATCCGGTCCTGAACAGACTGGTTGACCAGGCCTACGACGAAAACCTGTCCCTGAAGATTGCCGGAGTGAGAGTGATCGAAGCGAGAGCCCAACTAGGTATTGCTGCCGGCAACTTTTATCCCCAGACACAACAGGCCGCGGGTTCGCTCAACTACACCAGGTTGAGCGAACAGTCAGCCCAGGCAATTCCGCCGTTTCAGTATTACCTGTCTCAAATAGGTGCGAATGCGAGCTGGGAGATCGACTTCTGGGGGAAGTTCAGGCGGGCGATTGAGTCGGCAAGTGCCAGCTGGCTTGCAACAGCCGCTGATTACGATAACGCCCTTGTGAGCCTCACGGCTGATGTAGCCAATTCATATATAAATATCAGGACCCTCGAAAAACGAATCGCCATCGCCCTTCAAAATGTGGAGACCCAGAAAGAAAGCCTGAAGATTGCTGAGGCAAGGTACCGCTACGGCACCGCATCGCTGCTGGATGTGGAGCAGGCCAGAACTCAACTTAACAATACCATGGCTTCCATTCCTTCACTCAAAGCCCAGCAGAGGCAACAAGAAAACGCGTTATGCGTACTGCTGGGTATGGCGCCGAAGGACCTGGCAGAAATGCTTGAAGGTCCTTCGGATATACCAGTCTCTCCGACTGAAATTGTCGTGGGAATTCCCGCCGATCTCCTGCGACGGCGGCCGGACATTCGGAGCGCAGAGTATCAGGCGATAGCACAAAGTGCCCAGATCGGCGTGGCCAAAGCGGAGCTCTATCCCGCCTTCTCTCTCTCAGGAGACTTCAGTTTTCTTTCGACCAGCGCCGGGAAATCCGAACTCAGCGACATGTTCAAATGGAGAAGCAGAACGATTTTGGCGGGACCCTCTTTCCAGTGGAATATTCTCAATTATGGCCAGATCACGAACAATGTCCGTGTCCAGGACGCCAGGTTACAAGAGTTGCTCATTGCGTATCAAAACACCGTCCTCTCGGCCCAGCAGGATGTCGAGGACAATCTGTCTGCGTTCCTCAGGGCCCAGGAGCGGGCCGATGACCTTGCGAGGAGCGCCGAGTCCGCAAAGAGCGCTCTCGATCTTGCGGTAAAGCAATACCGTGAAGGCGTAAAGGACTTTACCGCAGTGCTTCTGGCCCAGCAGTCTCTCTTGAATGAACAGGACAATCTCGCCAGTACTCTCGGCAATATCTCCACCAGTTTGGTTGGAGTCTATAGGGCCCTCGGCGGCGCTTGGGAAAGCCGGGAAGGAAGAGATCTCGTACCAGAGGGAATTAGGGAGGAGATGGCAAAACGTACCGATTGGGGCAGATTGTTAGCCCCTGCATCGTACAATCCACCACTTACGGAAAAACCCAGCTCTTCGATCAGGGCACCGGATTGGTAA